In Pollutimonas sp. M17, a single genomic region encodes these proteins:
- a CDS encoding tripartite tricarboxylate transporter TctB family protein, whose product MKISNLLAGLFIGLSGIAIIWYAQTLPLMPGQDVGPGMFPTLIGAGLVVCAVLLARRDLKPPVRTPWVRIHPEFRHGRTLAGFLLVPISLALYVWFSESLGFIPAAFLLQLALYLVFRVRLRTAIPVAIAGALVIHFLFYTLLEVPLPWGILESIAW is encoded by the coding sequence ATGAAGATCAGCAACTTGCTCGCAGGCCTATTCATAGGCCTGTCGGGGATTGCCATCATCTGGTATGCGCAAACCCTGCCGCTCATGCCCGGCCAGGACGTCGGACCGGGCATGTTTCCCACCTTGATCGGCGCGGGCCTGGTCGTCTGCGCCGTGCTTCTGGCACGGCGCGACCTCAAGCCGCCGGTTCGCACGCCCTGGGTGCGCATACATCCCGAATTCCGCCACGGACGCACCCTGGCGGGTTTTCTGCTGGTGCCGATTTCACTGGCTTTGTATGTATGGTTTTCGGAAAGCCTTGGCTTCATTCCAGCCGCTTTTCTGCTTCAACTGGCGCTATATCTCGTATTTCGCGTTCGTCTGCGAACGGCAATACCCGTAGCCATCGCGGGCGCGCTCGTCATCCACTTCCTTTTCTACACGCTGCTGGAAGTGCCCCTGCCCTGGGGAATTCTTGAATCGATCGCCTGGTAG
- a CDS encoding tripartite tricarboxylate transporter permease, which produces MLENLIAAFGQVFELHVLLVIFLSSAYGLFVGAIPGLSATMAVALLVPVTFFMPPVPAIASMVTATAMAIFSGDVPGCLLRIPGTPASAAYTDEAYKLTKMGKTELALGGGLVCSCIGGLFGTVVLIVAAPALAELALQFSSFEYFWLVLLGLTCAIFIASADPLKGFVSLFLGLMITCVGMGNPTGYPRFTFGSDAMLSGLSLVPVMVGMFAVSEVLRYAVNAAKESGSVVGNIEKVFSGTLKLVAKYPKSVMRGSVLGTVVGALPGAGADIAAYMSYALSKKFSKEPEKFGTGHPEGIVEASSANNASLAGAWIPALVFGIPGDSITAIVIGVLYMKDLNPGPMIFINNPVSMYSIFIVFILANLLLLPLGYTLIKLSKHILRTPRNILMPLILLFCIVGSYAINNSIFDVGVMLAFGVLAYLMEENGFPIAPTILGVVLGSMLEENYISSVIKSDGNILAFFDRPIAGTLGVITILVWLAPLALRHIRQRQAPSAYANE; this is translated from the coding sequence ATGCTGGAAAACCTCATCGCCGCTTTCGGACAGGTGTTTGAACTGCATGTCCTGCTTGTCATATTTCTTTCCTCCGCCTATGGCTTGTTCGTCGGCGCCATTCCCGGGTTAAGCGCCACCATGGCGGTGGCCCTGCTGGTGCCGGTCACTTTCTTCATGCCGCCGGTTCCGGCCATCGCCTCCATGGTCACGGCCACCGCCATGGCGATTTTCTCGGGCGACGTTCCGGGCTGCCTGCTGCGCATACCCGGCACCCCGGCGTCGGCCGCCTATACCGACGAAGCCTATAAGCTGACCAAAATGGGCAAGACCGAACTTGCCCTTGGCGGCGGGCTCGTCTGCTCATGCATAGGCGGACTGTTTGGCACCGTCGTGCTTATCGTTGCAGCCCCCGCGCTCGCAGAACTGGCCCTTCAGTTTTCGTCATTCGAATATTTCTGGCTGGTGCTGCTGGGCCTGACCTGCGCCATCTTCATTGCCTCGGCCGATCCGCTGAAGGGCTTTGTCTCGCTGTTCCTGGGACTGATGATTACTTGCGTAGGCATGGGCAATCCCACAGGCTATCCACGCTTTACCTTCGGCAGCGATGCCATGCTCAGCGGACTTTCTCTGGTGCCCGTGATGGTCGGCATGTTCGCCGTGTCCGAGGTCCTGCGCTATGCCGTCAATGCCGCGAAGGAAAGCGGAAGCGTCGTCGGAAACATCGAAAAGGTTTTTTCGGGCACCTTGAAGCTGGTCGCAAAGTATCCCAAATCGGTCATGCGCGGCAGCGTGCTGGGCACCGTCGTAGGCGCCCTGCCCGGCGCAGGGGCGGATATAGCCGCCTACATGTCTTATGCGCTCAGCAAGAAATTCTCCAAGGAACCCGAAAAATTCGGTACCGGCCATCCAGAGGGCATCGTCGAAGCCAGCTCGGCCAACAATGCCTCGCTGGCCGGCGCATGGATCCCCGCGCTGGTATTCGGCATCCCGGGCGACTCCATCACTGCCATTGTGATCGGCGTGCTGTACATGAAAGACCTGAACCCTGGGCCGATGATCTTCATCAACAACCCGGTATCCATGTACTCCATCTTCATCGTCTTCATCCTGGCCAACCTGCTGCTGCTGCCTTTGGGCTATACCCTGATCAAGCTGTCAAAGCACATACTGCGCACGCCACGCAACATCCTGATGCCGCTCATCCTGCTGTTCTGCATCGTGGGCTCCTACGCCATCAACAACAGCATATTCGACGTGGGCGTCATGCTGGCTTTCGGCGTTCTGGCCTACCTCATGGAGGAAAACGGCTTTCCCATCGCACCCACCATACTGGGCGTGGTCCTGGGCAGCATGCTGGAAGAGAATTACATCAGTTCCGTCATCAAATCCGACGGCAACATCCTGGCGTTCTTCGACCGCCCCATCGCCGGAACGCTGGGCGTCATCACCATACTGGTATGGCTGGCTCCGCTGGCCTTGCGCCACATCAGGCAAAGGCAGGCGCCAAGCGCGTACGCGAATGAATAA
- a CDS encoding SDR family NAD(P)-dependent oxidoreductase — MTVRNNYDFSGRHAVITGGAAGIGLAIAARLTEGGAGVTLWDRDPQALAKAQADLGSQSIRIEQVDVGDEASVQSAADATVKAAGAVDILVNSAGITGPNTSVWEYPPAEWDRVMRVNLRGPFLCCRAIVPHMRANDYGRIVNIASVAGKEGNPNASAYSASKAAVIALTKSLGKELAQTGITVNCITPAAVRTAIFDQMTQEHIDYMLSKIPMNRFGKTEEIAALVAWLCSEDCSFSTGATFDISGGRATY; from the coding sequence ATGACGGTGCGCAACAATTACGATTTCTCAGGCCGCCATGCCGTCATAACAGGAGGCGCGGCGGGCATCGGCCTTGCCATTGCCGCCCGTCTGACGGAAGGCGGCGCCGGCGTCACGCTATGGGATCGCGATCCGCAAGCCCTGGCCAAGGCGCAGGCCGACCTGGGCTCGCAATCCATCCGCATCGAACAGGTCGACGTGGGCGACGAGGCCTCCGTCCAGTCGGCGGCCGACGCCACCGTCAAAGCCGCGGGCGCCGTCGACATCCTGGTCAACAGCGCCGGCATCACCGGCCCCAACACCAGCGTCTGGGAATACCCGCCGGCGGAATGGGACCGGGTCATGCGCGTCAACCTGCGCGGCCCCTTCCTGTGCTGCCGCGCCATTGTTCCGCACATGCGCGCGAACGACTACGGGCGCATCGTGAACATCGCCTCCGTCGCCGGCAAAGAGGGCAACCCCAACGCATCGGCTTACAGCGCGTCCAAGGCTGCCGTCATCGCCCTGACCAAATCGCTGGGCAAGGAACTGGCGCAAACCGGGATAACGGTCAATTGCATAACACCCGCCGCCGTGCGCACCGCCATTTTCGACCAGATGACGCAGGAGCATATCGACTACATGCTGTCCAAGATTCCCATGAACCGCTTCGGCAAGACCGAAGAGATCGCCGCCCTGGTGGC